Proteins encoded in a region of the Streptomyces sp. NBC_01298 genome:
- a CDS encoding elongation factor G-like protein EF-G2, with product MGASSHQSGAAGRAPTADHPASVRNVVLVGHSGSGKTTLVEALALTAGAVNRAGRVEDGATVSDYDEIEHRRQRSIQLSLVPVEWAGIKINILDTPGYADFVGELRAGLRAADAALFVVSAAEDGDGLSGATRMVWDECAAVGMPRAIVVTHLEAARADYTQMTTVCGDAFGADDPDAVRPLYLPLHGPTAPDGHAPVAGLLGLLSQRVYDYTSGDRVERDPDPGELALITEARARLIEGIIAESEDETLMDRYLGGEDIDLKTLVDDLERAVARGTFHPVLMAAPATDGARKGLGTVELLELITGGFPTPLERAPVGVTAPNGAARPAVTCDPGGPLVAEVVKTSSDPYVGRVSLVRVFSGTLRPDETVHVSGHGLTDRGHEDHDVDERVGALTSPFGKQQRTLTHCVAGDLACVAKLTRAETGDTLSAKDAPLLMEPWSMPDPLLPLAIEAHSKADEDKLSQGLARLVAEDPTMRLEQNPHTRQLVLWCLGEAHQDLALERLRTRYGVQVDPVPHKVSLRETFGAKAGGRGRHVKQSGGHGQFAICEIEVEPLPPGSGIEFVDKVVGGAVPRQFIPSVEKGVRAQAARGLSAGHPLVDVRITLLDGKAHSVDSSDAAFQTAGALALREAASGARVQLLEPVAELAVLVPDEYVGPVMSDLAGRRGRVVGTDAAGTGRTRVLAEIPEIEIGRYAVELRSVSHGTGLFSRTYARHEPMPPQIADKLREQPEKGSQLT from the coding sequence GTGGGAGCCTCATCACACCAATCCGGAGCCGCCGGAAGAGCACCGACGGCCGACCACCCGGCCTCCGTACGGAACGTCGTGCTGGTCGGCCACAGCGGATCCGGCAAGACCACCCTGGTCGAGGCCCTGGCCCTGACCGCCGGCGCCGTGAACCGGGCCGGGCGCGTCGAGGACGGCGCCACCGTCTCCGACTACGACGAGATCGAGCACCGCCGCCAGCGCTCGATCCAGCTCTCCCTGGTCCCCGTGGAGTGGGCCGGAATCAAGATCAACATCCTGGACACCCCCGGTTACGCCGACTTCGTCGGAGAGCTCCGGGCCGGGCTGCGCGCCGCCGACGCGGCCCTGTTCGTGGTCTCGGCCGCCGAGGACGGCGACGGGCTCTCCGGGGCCACCCGGATGGTCTGGGACGAATGCGCCGCCGTCGGCATGCCCCGCGCCATCGTCGTGACCCACCTGGAAGCCGCCCGCGCCGACTACACGCAGATGACCACGGTGTGCGGCGACGCCTTCGGGGCGGACGACCCCGATGCCGTGCGCCCGCTCTACCTGCCCCTGCACGGCCCCACCGCCCCCGACGGCCACGCCCCGGTGGCCGGCCTGCTCGGGCTGCTCTCCCAGCGCGTCTACGACTACACCTCCGGCGACCGCGTCGAACGCGACCCGGACCCCGGCGAGCTCGCCCTCATCACCGAGGCCCGTGCCCGGCTGATCGAGGGGATCATCGCCGAGAGCGAGGACGAGACCCTCATGGACCGCTACCTGGGCGGCGAGGACATCGACCTCAAGACCCTGGTCGACGACCTGGAGCGGGCCGTCGCCCGCGGCACCTTCCACCCCGTCCTGATGGCCGCCCCCGCCACCGACGGCGCCCGCAAGGGCCTGGGCACCGTAGAACTCCTCGAACTGATCACCGGCGGCTTCCCCACCCCGCTGGAGCGCGCGCCCGTCGGCGTCACCGCCCCCAACGGCGCGGCCCGCCCCGCGGTCACCTGCGATCCCGGCGGACCGCTCGTCGCCGAGGTGGTGAAGACCTCCTCCGACCCCTACGTCGGCCGCGTCTCGCTCGTCCGCGTCTTCTCCGGCACCCTGCGCCCCGACGAGACGGTCCACGTGAGCGGGCACGGGCTCACGGACCGGGGGCACGAGGACCATGACGTCGATGAGCGCGTCGGCGCCCTGACCTCCCCCTTCGGCAAACAGCAGCGCACCCTCACCCACTGCGTCGCCGGCGATCTGGCCTGCGTGGCCAAACTCACCCGCGCCGAGACCGGAGACACCCTCTCCGCCAAGGACGCCCCCCTCCTGATGGAGCCCTGGTCGATGCCCGACCCGCTGCTCCCGCTCGCCATCGAGGCCCACAGCAAGGCCGACGAGGACAAGCTCTCCCAGGGGCTGGCCCGGCTGGTCGCCGAGGATCCGACCATGCGGCTCGAACAGAACCCGCACACCCGCCAGCTCGTCCTGTGGTGCCTCGGCGAGGCCCACCAGGACCTCGCCCTCGAGCGGCTGCGCACCCGGTACGGGGTCCAGGTGGACCCGGTCCCCCACAAGGTCAGCCTCCGCGAGACCTTCGGCGCCAAGGCCGGCGGCCGGGGGCGACACGTGAAACAGTCCGGCGGGCACGGCCAGTTCGCCATCTGCGAGATCGAGGTCGAACCGCTGCCGCCGGGCAGCGGCATCGAGTTCGTCGACAAGGTCGTCGGCGGAGCGGTTCCGCGCCAGTTCATCCCGTCCGTCGAGAAGGGCGTCCGGGCGCAGGCCGCCCGGGGGCTCTCGGCCGGCCACCCGCTGGTGGACGTACGCATCACCCTGCTCGACGGCAAGGCCCACTCGGTGGACTCCTCCGACGCCGCCTTCCAGACCGCGGGCGCCCTAGCCCTGCGCGAAGCCGCCTCCGGAGCCCGCGTCCAGCTCCTCGAACCGGTCGCCGAGCTCGCCGTCCTCGTTCCCGACGAGTACGTCGGCCCCGTCATGAGCGACCTCGCCGGCCGCCGGGGCCGCGTCGTGGGCACCGACGCGGCGGGCACCGGGCGCACCCGGGTCCTCGCCGAGATCCCCGAGATCGAGATCGGCCGGTACGCCGTCGAGCTGCGTTCCGTATCGCACGGCACGGGGCTGTTCAGCCGTACGTACGCGCGGCACGAGCCGATGCCACCACAGATAGCGGACAAGCTGCGCGAACAGCCAGAGAAGGGAAGCCAACTGACATAG
- the pgsA gene encoding phosphatidylinositol phosphate synthase: MLNKYARAFFTRVLTPFAALLLRMGVSPDAVTLIGTAGVVAGALVFFPMGEFFWGTITITLFVFSDLVDGNMARQAGVSSRWGAFLDSTLDRVADAAIFGGLALWYAGSGNNNALCAVAIFCLASGQVVSYTKARGESIGLPVAVNGLIERAERLVITLVAAGLSGLETFGVPSWIGLLLPIALWVVAAGSLVTLIQRVVTVRRESAEADAAAAAAAGAPSEGGTP; the protein is encoded by the coding sequence ATGCTGAACAAGTACGCGCGTGCATTCTTCACGCGTGTTCTCACGCCATTCGCCGCTCTTCTGCTCCGGATGGGAGTGAGTCCCGACGCGGTCACCCTCATCGGCACGGCCGGAGTGGTGGCCGGAGCCCTGGTCTTCTTCCCCATGGGCGAGTTCTTCTGGGGCACGATCACCATCACGCTCTTCGTGTTCTCCGACCTGGTGGACGGGAACATGGCCCGTCAGGCCGGCGTCTCCAGCCGGTGGGGCGCGTTCCTCGACTCCACCCTCGACCGGGTGGCGGACGCGGCGATCTTCGGCGGACTCGCGCTCTGGTACGCGGGTTCCGGGAACAACAACGCGCTCTGCGCCGTCGCCATCTTCTGCCTGGCCAGCGGCCAGGTGGTCTCGTACACCAAGGCCCGCGGCGAGTCGATCGGGCTGCCGGTGGCCGTCAACGGGCTCATCGAACGCGCCGAACGCCTGGTGATCACCCTGGTCGCGGCCGGTCTGTCCGGGCTGGAGACCTTCGGCGTCCCCTCGTGGATCGGCCTGCTGCTCCCGATCGCGCTCTGGGTGGTCGCGGCGGGCTCGCTCGTGACCCTGATCCAGCGCGTGGTGACCGTGCGGCGCGAATCGGCGGAGGCCGATGCCGCCGCCGCTGCCGCCGCGGGAGCCCCCTCCGAAGGCGGTACGCCCTGA
- a CDS encoding phosphatidylinositol mannoside acyltransferase, with amino-acid sequence MGKAQDKLVDGLYGLGWAGVKKLPEPAAGALGRRIADFVWKRRGKSVLRLESNLARVVPDATPERLRELSHAGMRSYMRYWMESFRLPTMAKERFSTDVEMKDDHILREALASGRGVVVALPHLANWDLAGAWVVTHIGVPFTTVAERLKPETLYDRFVAYRESLGMEVLPHNGGAAFGTLARRLRSGGLVCLVADRDLSASGVEVDFFGSAARMPAGPALLAQQTGAVLLPATLYYGDAPKMYGRIHSPVEVPEKGTRQEKTAVMTQAVADAFAQGIAEHPQDWHMLQRLWLDDLDTSGREGRPEEHSA; translated from the coding sequence ATGGGCAAGGCACAGGACAAGCTGGTCGACGGGCTGTACGGGCTCGGCTGGGCCGGGGTCAAGAAGCTCCCCGAGCCGGCCGCGGGAGCCCTCGGCCGGCGGATCGCGGACTTCGTCTGGAAGCGGCGCGGCAAGAGCGTGCTGCGCCTGGAGTCGAACCTGGCCCGGGTGGTGCCGGACGCCACGCCCGAGCGGCTGCGCGAGCTGTCGCACGCGGGCATGCGCTCCTACATGCGGTACTGGATGGAGTCCTTCCGGCTGCCGACCATGGCCAAGGAACGATTCAGCACCGACGTCGAGATGAAGGACGACCACATCCTGCGCGAGGCCCTGGCCTCCGGGCGCGGCGTGGTCGTCGCGCTCCCGCACCTGGCCAACTGGGACCTCGCCGGCGCCTGGGTCGTCACCCACATCGGAGTTCCCTTCACCACCGTCGCCGAACGGCTCAAGCCCGAGACCCTCTACGACCGCTTCGTCGCCTACCGCGAGAGCCTGGGCATGGAGGTGCTCCCGCACAACGGCGGCGCCGCCTTCGGCACGCTCGCGCGGCGGCTGCGCTCCGGCGGGCTCGTCTGCCTGGTCGCGGACCGGGACCTGTCGGCCTCCGGGGTGGAAGTGGACTTCTTCGGCTCCGCGGCCCGCATGCCGGCCGGCCCGGCGCTGCTCGCCCAGCAGACGGGCGCCGTCCTGCTCCCGGCGACCCTGTACTACGGGGACGCGCCGAAGATGTACGGGCGGATCCACTCCCCGGTGGAGGTGCCCGAGAAGGGCACCCGCCAGGAGAAGACGGCCGTCATGACGCAGGCGGTCGCCGACGCCTTCGCGCAGGGCATCGCCGAACACCCGCAGGACTGGCACATGCTCCAGCGGCTGTGGCTGGACGATCTGGACACCAGCGGCCGCGAAGGCCGGCCCGAGGAGCACTCCGCGTGA